The Pseudomonas kermanshahensis genome includes a window with the following:
- the calA gene encoding vanillin reductase, whose product MYTAIGYAAQTPTSPLAPMTFERRSPRPDDVAIEILYCGVCHSDIHQARNEWGIAVYPLMPGHEIIGRVTAVGDKVSAHKVGDLVGVGCMVDSCRHCEACAKELEQYCLEGPTMTYATPDRVDGSNTMGGYSSSIVVSEHFVVRIPAGMDLPSAAPILCAGITTYSPLKHHGVGPGHKVGILGMGGLGHMGIKLAKALGAEVTLFTRSPAKAEEARRQGADHVIVSTDDEQMRAAAGRFDFLLDTIPVQHDLNPYLETLTFDGVHILVGLIEPIEPALHAANLVLKRRVLAGSLIGGIAETQEVLDFCAEHDIRCDIEMLDIRNINQAYERMIAGDVKYRFVIDMATLQG is encoded by the coding sequence ATGTACACCGCCATCGGTTATGCCGCCCAAACCCCGACCAGCCCTCTGGCTCCCATGACCTTCGAACGCCGCAGCCCGCGCCCGGACGATGTTGCCATCGAGATTCTCTACTGCGGTGTGTGCCACTCCGACATCCACCAGGCACGCAACGAATGGGGCATCGCCGTGTACCCGTTGATGCCGGGCCACGAGATCATTGGCCGGGTCACCGCGGTGGGCGACAAGGTGTCCGCGCACAAGGTCGGCGACCTGGTAGGCGTCGGTTGCATGGTCGATTCCTGCCGCCACTGTGAGGCGTGCGCCAAGGAACTGGAGCAATACTGCCTGGAAGGCCCGACCATGACCTACGCCACCCCTGACCGGGTCGATGGCAGCAACACCATGGGTGGCTATTCCAGCAGCATCGTCGTCAGCGAGCACTTTGTGGTGCGTATCCCTGCCGGCATGGACCTGCCAAGCGCCGCGCCGATCTTGTGCGCCGGTATCACCACCTATTCGCCGCTCAAGCACCACGGCGTTGGCCCTGGCCACAAGGTAGGCATCCTGGGCATGGGCGGCCTCGGCCACATGGGTATCAAACTGGCCAAGGCGCTGGGCGCGGAAGTGACCTTGTTCACCCGTTCGCCAGCCAAGGCCGAGGAAGCGCGCCGCCAGGGTGCCGACCATGTGATCGTGTCCACCGATGACGAGCAGATGCGCGCCGCGGCAGGTCGCTTCGACTTCCTGCTCGACACCATTCCGGTGCAGCACGACCTCAATCCGTACCTGGAAACCCTCACCTTCGATGGTGTGCATATTCTGGTCGGCCTGATCGAACCGATTGAACCGGCGCTGCACGCGGCCAACCTGGTGCTCAAGCGTCGGGTACTGGCCGGCTCGCTGATCGGCGGCATCGCCGAGACTCAGGAAGTGCTGGATTTCTGTGCGGAGCACGACATCCGTTGCGATATCGAAATGCTCGATATTCGTAATATCAACCAGGCTTACGAGCGGATGATTGCTGGGGATGTGAAGTACCGCTTTGTGATCGACATGGCGACATTGCAGGGTTGA
- a CDS encoding AraC family transcriptional regulator → MQLTRHVDANAPLCALIRRLATRPGFVPTHLPQVQVLSWDHYVASSPQIYEPSLMILAQGSKLARLGPRTLEYGAGHYLVQALSVPFMCETFATREAPLLGVAVDIDRSVLGELVQSMDLAPDAAVQAQTPQSMTSAALDAPMRESVERLLSCLQDPLDAKVLGPARVREVLYTALRGPQAGVLRALVEQQGHFARIGAALAHLREHYTEPLSVEALAARANMSVSTFHEHFKRCTDMAPMQYLKRLRLLKAQQMLIGEGLGVAQTAHRVGYQSTSQFSREYKRQFDRSPGDEVAYQSLPV, encoded by the coding sequence ATGCAGCTCACCCGCCATGTCGACGCTAACGCCCCCCTCTGCGCGCTGATCCGCCGCCTCGCCACGCGCCCGGGTTTCGTGCCCACTCACCTGCCCCAAGTGCAGGTGCTGAGCTGGGACCACTATGTCGCCAGCAGCCCGCAAATCTACGAGCCAAGCCTGATGATCCTGGCCCAGGGCAGCAAACTCGCGCGGCTGGGGCCGCGCACCCTGGAGTACGGTGCGGGCCACTACTTGGTGCAGGCGTTGTCGGTGCCGTTCATGTGCGAAACCTTCGCCACCCGCGAGGCGCCGCTGTTGGGCGTGGCTGTGGACATTGACCGCAGCGTGCTCGGTGAACTGGTGCAAAGCATGGACCTGGCACCGGATGCCGCCGTCCAGGCCCAGACCCCGCAGTCCATGACGTCTGCAGCGCTGGATGCGCCCATGCGCGAGAGCGTCGAACGGCTGCTGAGCTGCCTGCAAGACCCGCTGGATGCCAAGGTACTCGGCCCGGCGCGGGTGCGCGAAGTGCTCTATACCGCGCTACGCGGCCCGCAAGCCGGCGTGTTGCGGGCGTTGGTCGAACAGCAGGGGCATTTCGCCCGCATCGGCGCCGCCCTCGCCCACTTGCGTGAACACTACACCGAACCCTTGAGCGTCGAGGCGCTGGCGGCACGCGCCAACATGAGCGTGTCGACCTTCCATGAGCATTTCAAACGCTGCACCGACATGGCCCCCATGCAATACCTCAAGCGCCTGCGGCTGCTCAAGGCGCAGCAGATGCTGATCGGCGAGGGCCTGGGAGTGGCGCAGACGGCGCACCGGGTGGGCTACCAGAGCACCTCGCAGTTCAGCCGCGAGTACAAACGCCAGTTTGACCGCAGCCCGGGGGATGAAGTGGCGTACCAGAGTTTGCCGGTTTGA
- a CDS encoding sigma-70 family RNA polymerase sigma factor, whose product MDSTSTRKLGFFFSDHHRWLLQHVFKRLRNRADAEDTAAEAFCQMLGARVDPDSIEQPRAYLSTIARRLIFDRYRRRQLEQAYLERLALLPEPIAPSAEEQLLLIEALVTIDKVLDGLPAMVKAAFLYSQLDGMSYVDIAARLQISERTVSRHMKQALRQCYLCEVHA is encoded by the coding sequence TTGGACAGCACATCGACCCGCAAGCTGGGCTTCTTCTTCAGCGACCATCACCGCTGGCTGCTCCAACATGTCTTCAAACGCCTGCGTAATCGCGCCGATGCCGAGGACACGGCAGCCGAGGCGTTCTGCCAGATGCTGGGCGCACGCGTCGACCCGGACAGCATCGAGCAACCGCGTGCCTACCTCTCGACCATCGCCCGTCGGCTGATCTTCGATCGGTACCGCCGTCGCCAACTCGAGCAGGCGTACCTCGAGCGCTTGGCGCTGCTGCCTGAACCCATCGCCCCTTCTGCCGAAGAGCAACTGCTGCTGATCGAGGCACTGGTGACCATCGACAAGGTGCTGGACGGCTTGCCCGCCATGGTCAAGGCTGCCTTCCTCTACAGCCAGCTCGACGGCATGAGCTACGTCGACATCGCCGCCCGTTTGCAGATCAGCGAACGCACCGTCAGCCGCCACATGAAGCAGGCCCTGCGCCAGTGCTACCTGTGCGAGGTGCACGCATGA
- a CDS encoding FecR family protein — MSATHLDPISEQAIDWMVALKAGTPDQALLQRLAHWLRQDPAHQRAWDRLQQRLGSPFAALHALDQRAPGQAAEARQLLLTPTHSRREVLGALAGMGVVAGALWSGWRSDSAQNWLADLHTASGERRSFTLADGSRLSLNSASAVDLQFDASQRLLILRRGEIVIQVAADPQRPLRVRTPQGQVQALGTRFLVSQEQAATRVVVLEHSVRASLRDGRWQDVQQGQAALLRSDGIQQLGGEQQQRCAWLSGRLEVLDEPLHAVIDALRPYQRGYIRLAPAVRGMRVQGVFPLDQPQEALAALAEALPIKVEPFGPWVTLIGPSQG; from the coding sequence ATGAGCGCAACACACCTGGACCCAATCAGCGAGCAGGCCATCGACTGGATGGTCGCACTCAAGGCCGGCACGCCTGACCAGGCGCTGCTGCAACGCCTGGCGCACTGGCTGCGCCAGGACCCCGCACACCAACGCGCCTGGGACCGCTTGCAACAACGCCTGGGCAGCCCGTTTGCGGCGCTGCACGCGCTGGACCAACGTGCCCCAGGACAAGCCGCCGAAGCCCGCCAACTGCTGCTCACGCCCACCCACTCTCGCCGCGAAGTGCTGGGCGCGTTGGCAGGCATGGGTGTCGTCGCAGGCGCCTTGTGGAGCGGTTGGCGCAGCGACAGCGCGCAAAACTGGCTGGCTGACCTGCACACCGCCAGCGGCGAGCGGCGCAGTTTTACCCTGGCAGACGGCAGCCGCCTGAGCCTCAACAGCGCCAGTGCCGTCGACCTGCAGTTCGATGCCAGCCAACGCCTGCTGATACTGCGCCGTGGCGAAATAGTGATTCAGGTTGCGGCCGACCCTCAGCGGCCCCTGCGCGTGCGCACGCCCCAAGGGCAAGTGCAGGCGCTGGGCACCCGCTTTCTGGTAAGCCAAGAGCAAGCCGCTACCCGCGTCGTGGTGCTGGAGCACAGCGTGCGCGCCAGCCTGCGCGATGGCCGCTGGCAAGACGTGCAACAGGGGCAGGCAGCCCTGCTGCGCAGCGATGGCATCCAGCAACTGGGCGGCGAGCAGCAACAACGCTGCGCCTGGCTGTCTGGGCGCCTGGAAGTGCTCGACGAACCCCTGCACGCGGTCATCGATGCCCTGCGCCCCTACCAGCGCGGCTACATACGGCTGGCCCCGGCGGTGCGCGGGATGCGCGTGCAAGGCGTGTTCCCGCTCGACCAGCCGCAGGAGGCGCTGGCTGCCCTGGCGGAAGCCCTGCCGATCAAGGTCGAACCGTTCGGACCCTGGGTAACGTTGATCGGCCCCAGCCAAGGCTAA
- a CDS encoding TonB-dependent siderophore receptor, which produces MLNLWPRALPLVVALSSLNAHAQVQTLAFDLPPASLATTLNRIASQSGYIIALEPQLVRGKQAPAVVGQMSAEQAMQTALVGSGLQLRLTSSGHFSVAPATPESDVLELGSTSITDNYLDATSEGSGSYAARAVTLGKGTHTLKEIPQSVTVITRKQLDDQGITDLQEALNHTTGIVGAQGIGPGVVVTSRGFQIDDWQYDGVPIPRNNYSLGNWATQDLVFFDRIEVLRGASGLLQGTGSPGGAINLVRKRGQATPTVTVTGKAGSWDHYGLQLDAGGPLTADGRVRGRMVADEDQSDSFIDYQWSKSHSLYGALDIDLNDATTVGAGISYNRQQSRPMLRGIPRYTDGKPVDLPRSTFTGAHWNRAETDVTTYYADLEHRFNDDWAFKAAAVRMDEVNTSTHQRVQSTGQGVAPDGSGITYADWLTDFHNTKLGLDMNVVGHFNTGPLAHEITVGGNYSKLTSDDAYWRNFAASGDTLFDIDHNRPEPSRDSVFDGKLARSNKASYDIRQKGLYGVWRVKPTDDLTLILGSRVSWFDYSWDSIDFNSRTDPGSRPPTSRMTESGEVTPYAGFVYDLTREWAWYASYTDVFVPQTERAVNNVPLKPVIGSNYETGLKGELLDGRVNASLAVFRYDQENRAVTDVASGFACDDWYCSTAAGKVRSQGIEAEISGEVLSGLQLFAGYTYNTTKFLDDPDEEGRVFSQWTPKHMLRAWADYTLPLDGQRWSTGLGFTSQSHTLGYERTYTVPGYTVWSARLAYQLTPEVNLAVNANNLFDKKYWVAGFNQLNGSNNYGEPRNFMLTVKYTPEF; this is translated from the coding sequence GTGCTCAACCTCTGGCCCCGCGCCTTGCCCCTCGTCGTTGCCCTGAGCAGCCTCAATGCCCATGCCCAGGTGCAGACCCTGGCGTTCGACCTGCCGCCTGCCAGCCTGGCCACCACCCTTAACCGGATTGCCAGCCAGAGCGGCTACATCATCGCGCTCGAACCCCAGCTGGTACGCGGCAAGCAGGCGCCGGCAGTCGTAGGCCAGATGAGTGCCGAGCAAGCCATGCAAACCGCGCTGGTCGGCAGCGGCCTGCAATTGCGGCTGACCAGCAGCGGCCACTTCAGCGTCGCCCCGGCAACCCCAGAGAGCGACGTGCTGGAGCTTGGCAGTACCAGCATCACCGACAATTACCTGGATGCCACCAGCGAAGGCAGCGGCTCGTACGCCGCCCGCGCGGTGACCCTTGGCAAAGGCACGCACACCCTCAAGGAAATCCCACAATCGGTGACGGTGATTACCCGTAAACAGCTGGATGACCAAGGCATCACCGACCTGCAGGAGGCGCTCAACCACACCACCGGGATCGTCGGCGCGCAAGGCATCGGCCCAGGCGTGGTGGTGACATCGCGCGGGTTCCAGATCGACGACTGGCAGTACGACGGCGTGCCTATCCCGCGTAACAACTATTCGCTGGGCAACTGGGCGACCCAGGACCTGGTGTTCTTCGACCGCATCGAGGTCCTGCGCGGCGCCTCGGGCTTGCTGCAAGGCACCGGCAGCCCCGGCGGCGCGATCAACCTGGTGCGCAAACGCGGGCAGGCCACCCCGACCGTCACCGTCACCGGCAAGGCTGGCTCCTGGGACCACTACGGCCTGCAACTGGACGCTGGCGGCCCGCTGACCGCCGACGGTCGCGTGCGCGGCCGGATGGTGGCCGACGAGGACCAGAGCGACAGCTTCATCGACTACCAATGGAGCAAGTCCCACTCCCTGTATGGCGCGCTGGACATTGACCTGAACGACGCCACCACCGTAGGTGCCGGCATCAGCTACAACCGCCAGCAGTCGCGGCCAATGCTGCGTGGCATCCCCCGCTACACCGACGGCAAGCCGGTCGACCTGCCCCGCTCGACCTTCACCGGCGCCCATTGGAACCGTGCCGAAACCGACGTGACCACCTACTACGCGGACCTTGAGCACCGCTTCAACGACGACTGGGCGTTCAAGGCCGCCGCCGTGCGCATGGACGAAGTCAACACTTCCACGCACCAGCGCGTGCAGTCCACCGGCCAGGGCGTGGCGCCGGACGGCAGCGGCATCACCTATGCCGACTGGCTCACCGACTTCCACAACACCAAGCTGGGCCTGGACATGAACGTGGTGGGCCACTTCAACACCGGGCCGCTGGCCCATGAAATCACCGTCGGCGGCAACTACTCCAAGCTGACGTCGGACGATGCCTATTGGCGCAACTTCGCCGCGTCTGGCGACACCCTCTTCGACATCGACCACAACCGCCCCGAGCCTAGCCGTGACAGTGTGTTCGACGGCAAACTCGCGCGCTCCAACAAGGCCAGCTATGACATCCGCCAAAAAGGCCTATACGGCGTGTGGCGGGTCAAGCCGACCGATGACCTGACCCTGATCCTCGGCTCGCGGGTCAGCTGGTTCGACTACAGCTGGGACTCGATCGACTTCAACAGCCGCACCGACCCCGGCAGCCGCCCCCCCACCAGCCGCATGACCGAGTCGGGCGAAGTCACCCCGTATGCCGGCTTCGTCTACGACCTGACCCGCGAATGGGCCTGGTACGCCAGCTACACCGACGTGTTCGTGCCGCAGACCGAGCGGGCCGTCAACAACGTGCCACTCAAGCCTGTGATCGGCAGCAACTACGAAACGGGCCTTAAGGGCGAATTGCTGGACGGCCGGGTCAACGCCTCGCTGGCGGTGTTCCGCTACGACCAGGAAAACCGTGCGGTGACCGACGTGGCTTCGGGCTTTGCCTGTGATGACTGGTACTGCTCCACTGCGGCGGGCAAGGTGCGTAGCCAGGGCATCGAGGCCGAGATCAGCGGCGAAGTGCTCAGCGGCCTGCAGCTGTTTGCTGGCTACACCTACAACACCACCAAGTTCCTCGACGACCCGGACGAAGAAGGCCGCGTGTTCAGCCAGTGGACGCCCAAGCACATGTTGCGCGCCTGGGCCGACTACACCCTGCCACTGGACGGCCAACGCTGGAGCACCGGCCTGGGCTTCACCAGCCAAAGCCACACCTTGGGCTACGAACGCACCTACACCGTGCCTGGCTACACCGTGTGGAGCGCGCGCCTGGCGTATCAGCTGACGCCGGAAGTGAACCTTGCAGTCAACGCCAACAACCTGTTCGACAAGAAGTACTGGGTTGCCGGCTTCAACCAGCTCAATGGCAGCAACAACTACGGCGAGCCCCGCAACTTCATGTTGACGGTCAAGTACACGCCTGAGTTTTAA
- the thpR gene encoding RNA 2',3'-cyclic phosphodiesterase — MVQDVRPSGAPFKRLFFALPVSDAQRRALAQWRRGLNLRTGKPVPADNFHVTLLFLGDVDTALLPSICAAVDALKRPAAAPRLLLDRLQVWPRASALVLEPQQTPPALLQLVYGLQQALLPLGVEAASREYRPHLTLSRDYRGQPPEAATAPEFFLAARHFALYESRKGVYWPLAQWPLTE; from the coding sequence ATGGTTCAGGACGTTCGCCCCAGTGGCGCCCCCTTCAAACGGCTGTTTTTCGCTTTGCCGGTCAGCGATGCCCAGCGCCGTGCTCTGGCCCAGTGGCGGCGTGGCTTGAACCTGCGCACTGGCAAGCCGGTACCCGCCGACAACTTCCATGTGACGCTGCTGTTTCTCGGTGATGTAGACACCGCCTTGCTGCCCTCGATCTGCGCTGCGGTCGATGCGCTCAAGCGCCCGGCTGCGGCGCCGCGCCTGTTGCTCGACCGTTTGCAGGTGTGGCCGCGCGCCAGTGCGCTGGTGCTTGAGCCGCAGCAAACGCCGCCGGCCTTGCTGCAACTGGTGTATGGCCTGCAGCAGGCGCTGCTGCCATTGGGAGTGGAGGCGGCGAGCCGTGAGTACCGCCCGCACCTGACCTTGTCCAGGGACTACCGCGGCCAGCCGCCGGAGGCCGCCACGGCACCGGAGTTCTTCCTGGCCGCGCGGCACTTCGCCCTGTATGAATCGCGCAAGGGTGTGTACTGGCCGCTTGCGCAATGGCCGTTGACCGAGTGA
- the lpxO gene encoding lipid A hydroxylase LpxO has translation MKIALVLLFVLSIAYVHLRGRVRHKLTRQLGDHSSFLAPVNSFLYLFSKHPAKPYLPVEAFPELQPLQDHWQEIRAEAQQLLHVGEIKKSENYDDVGFNSFFKTGWKRFYLKWYGESHPSAMTLCPRTTELLQGIGTVKAAMFATLPPGAKLVRHRDPYAGSYRYHLGLDTPNDDGCYIDVDGEKYSWRDGEGVIFDETYIHYAANTTDHNRIILFCDVERPLKYRWATAFNRWFSRNVMAAAAAPNDANDKTGGINRLFTRIYKIRERGKALKKRNRMRYYLEKWAVVAALVLVFIYI, from the coding sequence ATGAAAATTGCACTCGTACTCCTCTTTGTTCTGTCGATCGCCTATGTTCACCTACGCGGTCGCGTTCGCCACAAGCTGACTCGTCAGCTGGGCGACCACTCCAGCTTCCTGGCCCCGGTCAACAGTTTCCTCTACCTGTTTTCCAAGCACCCGGCCAAGCCCTACTTGCCGGTCGAGGCCTTCCCCGAACTGCAACCGCTGCAGGACCACTGGCAGGAAATCCGTGCCGAGGCGCAGCAGTTGCTCCACGTCGGTGAAATCAAGAAATCCGAGAATTACGATGACGTCGGTTTCAACTCATTCTTCAAGACCGGTTGGAAGCGCTTCTATTTGAAGTGGTACGGCGAAAGCCACCCTTCGGCCATGACCCTGTGCCCACGCACCACCGAACTGCTGCAAGGCATCGGCACGGTCAAGGCTGCAATGTTCGCCACCTTGCCACCGGGCGCCAAGCTGGTGCGCCACCGCGACCCGTACGCTGGCTCCTACCGCTACCACCTAGGCCTGGACACGCCGAACGATGACGGTTGCTATATCGACGTGGACGGCGAGAAGTACTCGTGGCGCGACGGTGAGGGCGTGATCTTCGACGAAACCTACATCCATTACGCGGCCAACACCACCGACCACAACCGCATCATCCTGTTCTGCGATGTCGAGCGCCCGCTCAAGTACCGCTGGGCAACGGCGTTCAACCGCTGGTTCAGCCGCAACGTGATGGCGGCGGCCGCCGCGCCCAATGATGCCAACGACAAGACCGGTGGCATCAACCGGCTATTCACCCGCATCTACAAGATCCGCGAACGCGGCAAGGCGCTGAAAAAGCGCAATCGCATGCGCTACTACCTGGAAAAATGGGCGGTGGTGGCTGCACTGGTGCTGGTGTTCATCTACATCTGA
- a CDS encoding carboxymuconolactone decarboxylase family protein yields the protein MSMMDWDAYRKQLMAGIGDLKQLSPDTVAGYMTASGAGAKTNHLDAKTRELISLAVAVTTRCDGCIAVHSQQAVKHGASREEIAEALGVAVAMNAGAALVYSARAMDAVGKANG from the coding sequence ATGAGCATGATGGACTGGGACGCCTACCGTAAGCAGTTGATGGCCGGCATCGGCGATCTCAAGCAGCTGTCTCCCGACACCGTGGCCGGCTACATGACCGCCAGCGGTGCGGGCGCCAAGACCAACCACCTGGACGCCAAGACCCGCGAACTGATCTCCCTCGCGGTGGCCGTGACCACCCGTTGTGACGGCTGCATCGCCGTGCATTCGCAGCAGGCAGTGAAACACGGCGCCAGCCGCGAAGAGATTGCCGAAGCCCTTGGCGTAGCGGTGGCGATGAACGCCGGCGCCGCATTGGTGTACTCGGCACGCGCCATGGACGCAGTGGGCAAGGCCAACGGCTGA
- a CDS encoding GNAT family N-acetyltransferase produces the protein MIHIRPMTPEDFERFWPTFQAIVQARETYAFDPALNFDQARQLWLEMPLRTWVAEDDGELLGSYYLKANAAGPGAHVGNCGYMVCEAARGRGVARMMCEHSQKLARQEGFLALQFNSVVASNEVAVALWHKLGFETVGRLPKAFRHARLGLVDCLVMYKWLADEPVVEKPPLLIGRKNIEARVSRRRGR, from the coding sequence ATGATCCACATCCGCCCCATGACGCCCGAGGACTTCGAGCGTTTCTGGCCCACCTTCCAGGCCATTGTCCAGGCCCGTGAAACCTACGCCTTCGACCCTGCCCTGAACTTCGACCAGGCCCGCCAGTTGTGGCTGGAGATGCCCCTTCGCACCTGGGTAGCAGAGGACGACGGTGAGCTGTTGGGTTCCTACTACCTCAAAGCCAATGCTGCCGGCCCCGGGGCCCATGTAGGCAACTGCGGTTACATGGTCTGCGAGGCCGCGCGTGGCCGTGGTGTGGCCCGGATGATGTGCGAGCATTCGCAAAAGCTGGCGCGCCAGGAGGGGTTTCTGGCGCTGCAGTTCAATTCGGTCGTGGCCAGCAACGAAGTGGCCGTGGCGCTGTGGCACAAGCTCGGTTTCGAAACGGTCGGCCGCCTGCCCAAGGCTTTCCGGCATGCCCGGCTGGGCTTGGTGGATTGCCTGGTGATGTACAAGTGGCTGGCGGATGAGCCAGTGGTGGAAAAACCGCCACTGCTGATCGGGCGCAAGAACATCGAGGCTCGCGTGTCGCGCCGCCGGGGGCGTTAG
- a CDS encoding outer membrane beta-barrel protein, with the protein MSARHLLRHTCLLALIASPLAATAAPSTDPLFTLGLLGAYNDFKFEGGSETDKEHLGQGGVFATFGNKMTAESGFIYQIGAEAKYGKKNDNKLKEAQADLDLGWRAALDARNFVDVTVGGGYSWSRFEPEINDLDTKLTVKSPFAKAALGYNHQFDASTLRVEVGARHTLDGRARLKVDDFGSDTVDLKDRTNPYAEVTLLMNQQGGMPVQAGVYYTRTEYKLDGDSPVADNTKLKRDEFGFKVGLAF; encoded by the coding sequence ATGTCCGCTCGTCACCTGTTGCGTCACACTTGCCTGCTCGCCTTGATCGCTTCGCCTTTAGCCGCCACCGCCGCGCCCAGTACCGACCCGCTGTTCACCCTCGGCCTGCTGGGTGCCTATAACGACTTCAAATTCGAAGGCGGCAGCGAAACCGACAAGGAGCACTTGGGGCAGGGCGGTGTATTCGCCACCTTCGGCAACAAGATGACCGCCGAATCCGGCTTCATCTACCAGATCGGTGCCGAGGCCAAGTACGGCAAGAAGAATGACAACAAACTCAAGGAAGCCCAGGCCGATCTCGACCTCGGCTGGCGTGCGGCGCTGGACGCGCGCAACTTTGTCGATGTGACCGTGGGCGGCGGCTACAGCTGGTCGCGCTTCGAGCCCGAGATCAACGACCTGGACACTAAACTCACGGTCAAGTCGCCCTTCGCCAAGGCGGCCTTGGGTTACAACCACCAGTTCGATGCGTCGACCCTGCGCGTGGAGGTGGGCGCGCGCCACACCCTCGATGGCCGTGCGCGCCTGAAGGTGGATGATTTCGGCAGTGACACCGTGGACCTGAAGGACCGCACCAACCCCTATGCCGAGGTCACCTTGCTGATGAACCAGCAGGGCGGCATGCCGGTACAGGCGGGGGTGTACTACACGCGCACCGAGTACAAGCTGGATGGCGATTCGCCCGTGGCGGACAACACCAAACTCAAGCGTGATGAGTTTGGCTTCAAGGTCGGCTTGGCGTTCTAA
- a CDS encoding DUF1624 domain-containing protein, producing the protein MTSASATPTLLTQRLQSIDALRGLVILFMLLDHVRETFFLHRQVSDPMAIDVTDPSLFFSRTLAHLCAPVFVLLTGLSAWLYGEKYQGRSDVSAFLFKRGLFLVALEFTLVNFAWTFQLPPSVIYLQVIWAIGVSMIALSLLVWLPRAALIALGAIIVAGHNLLDSLHFGAESALHVPWAILHDRGWLAFSDHLRLRTSYPVLPWIGVIALGYGLGPWFARGSDAGQRQHRLLLAGVIALLGFVVLRMLNGYGEAPWSGYPTLTQTLMSFFNITKYPPSLLFLALTLGCGLLLLRAFERAGQARWINALAVYGAAPMFFYLLHLYVLKLLYLACVALFGHNQGDYFGFDGIGAVWLGAALLAVSLYLPVRSFARLKARRRDITWLKYF; encoded by the coding sequence ATGACTAGCGCCAGCGCCACCCCCACCCTGCTTACCCAGCGCCTGCAGAGCATCGATGCCCTGCGCGGCCTGGTCATCCTGTTCATGCTCCTGGACCACGTCCGCGAGACCTTCTTTCTGCACCGCCAGGTCAGCGACCCGATGGCCATCGACGTCACCGACCCGTCGTTGTTCTTCAGCCGTACCCTGGCCCACCTATGCGCGCCGGTGTTTGTCCTGTTGACTGGCCTTTCGGCCTGGCTGTATGGCGAGAAGTACCAGGGCCGTAGCGATGTCTCGGCCTTTCTGTTCAAACGTGGGCTGTTCCTCGTGGCACTTGAGTTCACCCTGGTCAACTTCGCCTGGACCTTCCAACTACCCCCCAGCGTGATCTACCTGCAAGTGATCTGGGCCATCGGCGTGAGCATGATCGCCCTGTCGCTGCTGGTGTGGTTGCCACGGGCAGCGCTGATCGCCCTGGGTGCAATCATCGTCGCCGGGCACAACCTGCTCGACAGCCTGCACTTCGGCGCTGAGTCGGCCCTGCACGTGCCGTGGGCAATCCTGCACGACCGTGGCTGGCTGGCATTCTCCGACCACCTGCGCCTGCGCACGTCGTACCCCGTGCTGCCCTGGATAGGCGTCATCGCCTTGGGCTACGGCCTTGGCCCCTGGTTCGCCCGTGGCAGCGACGCAGGCCAACGCCAGCACCGCCTGCTGCTGGCCGGGGTGATCGCACTGCTTGGTTTTGTCGTGCTGCGCATGCTCAACGGCTACGGCGAGGCACCCTGGAGCGGGTACCCGACGTTGACGCAAACGCTGATGAGCTTCTTCAACATCACCAAGTATCCGCCGTCCTTGCTGTTCCTGGCCCTCACCCTGGGCTGTGGCCTGCTGCTGTTGCGCGCCTTCGAGCGTGCCGGCCAGGCCCGCTGGATCAACGCCCTGGCGGTTTACGGTGCAGCACCGATGTTTTTCTACCTGCTGCACCTGTATGTGCTGAAGCTGCTTTACCTGGCCTGCGTCGCGCTGTTCGGCCACAACCAGGGGGATTACTTTGGCTTCGACGGCATCGGCGCCGTGTGGCTGGGCGCCGCCTTGCTCGCCGTGTCGCTGTACCTGCCGGTACGTAGCTTCGCCCGGCTGAAGGCGCGTCGGCGTGATATCACCTGGCTCAAGTACTTCTGA